From a single Gammaproteobacteria bacterium genomic region:
- a CDS encoding tandem-95 repeat protein — protein MLADNGSGIDSDADGDGLTVNSTPVSGPANGLLTLNADGTFEYIPNEDFNGTDSFTYQITDGNGATDTATVNISINAVADAVDDSQTTDEDIASTINVLNNDSFGPNAMVTGVTNGANGTVTIGSNGEVTYTPNSDFNGNDTYTYTVTTAAGNTEMATVNVTVNSVNDPPVAIDDSANTNEDTAVTVAVLPNDSDADGDMLQVTQVTDGTNGVAIVNTNGTITYTPNPDFNGTDTVTYTISDGQGGFDTATLTVTINAINDAPVIVSVDSAVVSEEGLAAGIADVVGNPTDSTDSSTFTGSYSATDVDSSVLTATFTDSTPTGLTSGGQAVTFALSNSDQTLTGSAGGSDVIRLDIDDNGGYQVTLLGPLDHPTASGENLLDFDVGISVSDGTNSTDDVINVTVEDDSPISGNLDVSLIIPPSNTNLSFIIDISGSTGGTAPVDDGNGGTVNVEILQLELQAVRDVIQAYTNLGEVRVQFTAFSTGSSSLVTWVTAAEALALIGDGSAAQRDAIFTVGGGTNYDVAVAGFQSAFSASGALDDSDPTVTNVSYFLSDGEPQTGGGSEGTNGLTGAEITAYTDFLVANDIDAFAAGFVGASQGPLDPLAYNGIDDTERDGVVVADASVLADTLISTIDSTASGNLFGSLNNAFGADGGVTMSITIDGITYDYNPTTDTITPNNGTPVISGPMLDVTTSNSGNLNFDFTTGEYTYSADQNLPLNTSIEEVIDYISVDNDGDQTSGTITLTVVRGADSDNDGIIDAVDIDDDNDGIIDTDEDAFLVVSPFTTTTTNSNIPPDGSGTATQTINLSSFGVAIGSTVTINNVFARGDINNDAPNEFFDLTFVNSDGSGTDTIVANLQTPLNGGVEDTIFRPVTTLVNLTVTVVDISNGNGVPGFVVQGITGSGVGGVGVGGVNGVDYRFDIAGSGLSNDADGDGIINSLDVDSDNDGILDNVEAQLISSSYVAPSGIDANNDGLDDAYGSGLTPVDSDNDSVPDFISLDSNGDNTLDGQDAATTGNDRLVGGDATNDTLDGLAGDDQLFGLDGDDSLVGGAGIDFIYGGQGDDTLTGGSEDDTFVWRNGDQGTTGAPANDVITDFTVGVGGDTLNLADLLQGEESSDLTDYLNFQQNGSNTVISIDTDGSGTFEASQNITLSGVDLTAGGSLSDQQIVDSLLATGNLIVD, from the coding sequence GTGCTTGCAGATAATGGCAGTGGAATAGACAGTGATGCGGATGGTGATGGCTTAACGGTTAATTCTACACCAGTCAGTGGCCCTGCTAATGGTCTACTAACACTTAATGCTGATGGTACTTTTGAGTATATACCGAATGAAGATTTCAATGGCACTGATAGTTTTACCTATCAAATTACCGATGGTAATGGTGCTACTGATACCGCAACAGTTAACATTAGTATTAATGCAGTAGCTGACGCAGTAGATGATAGTCAGACTACGGATGAGGATATAGCGAGCACTATCAATGTATTAAATAATGATAGCTTCGGCCCGAATGCAATGGTCACAGGTGTCACCAATGGTGCTAATGGTACTGTCACAATAGGCAGTAATGGCGAAGTGACTTATACGCCTAACTCTGATTTTAATGGTAACGATACTTATACTTATACAGTAACAACTGCTGCTGGTAATACAGAGATGGCAACGGTAAATGTGACTGTTAATTCCGTCAATGATCCACCTGTTGCTATTGATGATAGCGCTAACACAAATGAAGATACTGCTGTGACAGTGGCTGTATTACCTAATGACAGTGATGCTGATGGTGATATGCTACAAGTTACTCAGGTCACTGACGGTACTAATGGTGTTGCTATAGTCAACACAAACGGCACTATTACTTACACACCAAATCCTGATTTTAACGGTACAGATACCGTTACTTACACAATTTCTGATGGACAGGGCGGTTTTGATACAGCCACTCTTACCGTTACTATTAATGCAATTAATGATGCGCCGGTAATTGTTTCTGTAGATTCCGCTGTTGTGTCAGAGGAAGGTTTAGCTGCAGGTATAGCAGATGTTGTTGGCAACCCTACAGACAGTACTGATAGTAGTACGTTTACTGGTAGCTATAGTGCTACGGATGTTGACAGTAGCGTACTAACAGCAACATTTACTGATTCAACACCTACTGGTCTTACCTCTGGTGGTCAGGCTGTAACTTTCGCGCTCAGCAATAGTGATCAGACGCTTACAGGTTCTGCCGGTGGTAGCGATGTTATTCGTTTAGACATTGATGACAATGGTGGCTATCAGGTGACATTACTTGGGCCACTGGATCATCCGACCGCTAGTGGTGAGAACCTTTTAGATTTTGACGTTGGTATCAGCGTTAGTGACGGGACAAATTCAACTGATGATGTTATCAACGTTACGGTTGAAGATGACAGTCCTATAAGTGGTAACCTGGATGTGTCTTTGATTATCCCGCCATCAAATACCAATCTTAGTTTTATTATTGATATCTCGGGTAGTACAGGCGGTACGGCTCCAGTAGATGATGGTAATGGTGGTACAGTCAACGTTGAGATTTTGCAGTTAGAGCTGCAAGCTGTGCGTGATGTTATTCAAGCTTACACAAACCTTGGTGAGGTGCGGGTTCAATTTACAGCATTTAGCACCGGGTCAAGCTCACTAGTAACCTGGGTCACTGCTGCAGAAGCGCTGGCGTTAATTGGTGATGGTAGTGCGGCTCAGAGAGATGCGATCTTTACTGTAGGTGGTGGTACTAATTATGATGTAGCCGTAGCCGGGTTTCAGTCTGCTTTTTCAGCTTCTGGTGCACTTGATGACAGTGACCCGACAGTGACTAATGTGTCTTATTTTCTTTCCGACGGTGAGCCGCAGACAGGAGGTGGCTCTGAAGGGACAAATGGTCTGACCGGCGCTGAAATTACTGCCTATACGGATTTTCTGGTAGCGAATGATATAGATGCTTTTGCTGCCGGTTTCGTTGGGGCTAGCCAAGGTCCTCTGGATCCGCTGGCGTATAACGGCATCGATGATACTGAGCGCGATGGCGTGGTTGTTGCTGACGCCAGCGTCTTGGCTGATACACTGATATCGACAATAGATTCAACCGCCAGCGGTAACTTGTTCGGATCATTAAACAACGCGTTTGGTGCTGATGGTGGGGTGACCATGTCGATCACTATTGATGGAATCACCTATGACTATAATCCGACCACGGATACGATCACACCCAACAATGGCACTCCAGTTATCTCAGGCCCGATGTTAGACGTAACAACCAGCAATTCGGGCAATCTGAATTTTGATTTTACTACAGGTGAGTATACCTACTCAGCAGACCAAAACCTGCCGCTAAATACTTCTATAGAAGAAGTTATTGATTATATTTCAGTTGACAATGACGGTGATCAAACCAGCGGTACCATTACCCTGACGGTTGTTCGCGGTGCTGATAGCGATAATGATGGCATTATTGATGCGGTTGATATCGATGATGACAATGACGGTATTATCGACACGGACGAAGATGCATTTTTGGTGGTATCACCATTCACTACGACGACGACCAATTCCAATATTCCACCAGATGGCAGCGGCACTGCCACTCAGACAATTAATTTATCGTCGTTTGGTGTGGCGATAGGGTCAACAGTAACCATTAATAACGTGTTTGCACGTGGTGATATTAATAATGATGCTCCGAATGAGTTTTTTGATCTTACATTTGTTAACTCTGATGGTAGTGGCACAGATACCATTGTTGCTAATTTACAAACGCCATTGAATGGTGGTGTGGAAGATACTATATTCCGACCTGTTACCACACTTGTAAATTTGACAGTGACAGTCGTTGATATTAGTAATGGTAATGGTGTCCCTGGATTTGTTGTACAGGGCATCACTGGCAGTGGTGTTGGTGGTGTTGGTGTTGGTGGTGTTAACGGCGTAGATTACCGTTTTGATATTGCTGGCAGTGGACTTAGCAACGATGCCGATGGCGACGGTATCATCAATAGCCTTGATGTTGACAGCGATAACGATGGCATTCTCGATAACGTCGAAGCGCAACTAATCAGCAGCAGCTATGTAGCACCAAGTGGTATTGATGCCAACAATGATGGGCTAGATGATGCCTATGGTTCTGGTTTAACCCCAGTAGATAGTGATAATGATAGTGTGCCTGACTTTATTTCACTTGATAGTAATGGCGATAATACGCTGGATGGCCAAGATGCAGCCACAACAGGCAATGACAGACTGGTGGGTGGCGATGCAACTAACGATACGCTAGATGGACTTGCCGGTGATGACCAGTTATTTGGATTGGATGGGGATGATTCTTTGGTCGGTGGTGCTGGAATAGACTTCATTTATGGCGGTCAGGGTGATGACACGCTTACCGGTGGTAGTGAAGACGATACTTTCGTCTGGCGTAATGGTGACCAGGGTACGACAGGTGCCCCAGCTAATGACGTCATTACTGATTTCACGGTTGGTGTCGGGGGTGACACACTTAACCTAGCAGATTTATTGCAGGGTGAAGAGAGCAGTGACCTCACTGACTATCTTAATTTTCAACAAAATGGTAGTAACACTGTCATTAGTATTGATACTGATGGTAGTGGTACCTTTGAGGCAAGCCAAAACATCACGTTAAGTGGTGTTGATTTAACGGCTGGTGGTTCGCTTAGTGATCAACAAATTGTTGATAGTTTGTTGGCTACTGGTAATCTGATAGTAGATTAA
- a CDS encoding DUF3465 domain-containing protein → MTQKKITTLVAIVILIVWGLVFGFPESDDTTQADNTKQTINNNSNISATESTSAYDDKQLIQSFKQKRSKVWMQISMEVTRLLADDNEGSRHQKFIAKTSSGHTVLVSHNIDLADRVPVSRGDEITLRGRYEWTDRGGVLHWTHHDPRGRIEGGWIKLDGQFYR, encoded by the coding sequence ATGACACAGAAAAAGATCACGACATTAGTCGCCATTGTTATTTTAATTGTTTGGGGGTTGGTTTTTGGCTTTCCTGAATCTGACGACACCACTCAAGCGGACAATACTAAACAAACGATAAACAATAACTCAAATATATCAGCCACAGAAAGTACAAGTGCCTATGATGACAAGCAACTCATCCAGAGTTTCAAACAAAAACGCTCCAAGGTCTGGATGCAAATTAGTATGGAAGTGACGCGACTCTTGGCAGATGATAACGAAGGTTCTCGTCATCAAAAATTTATAGCAAAGACCAGCAGCGGTCATACCGTGCTGGTATCACACAACATCGACCTTGCCGACCGTGTTCCAGTGTCACGCGGTGACGAAATCACCCTGCGTGGTCGCTACGAATGGACTGATCGTGGTGGCGTACTACACTGGACACATCATGACCCACGCGGCAGAATAGAAGGTGGTTGGATTAAACTTGATGGCCAATTCTACCGTTAA